The Magnetofaba australis IT-1 genome has a window encoding:
- a CDS encoding head decoration protein, translated as PAGIDGSETAVAVLYENVDASAGDATGVVISRLAEVNETRLVFDAVVTEPEKAAAISQLADQLIIAR; from the coding sequence ATCCCGCCGGTATCGATGGCTCGGAAACGGCGGTGGCGGTGCTCTACGAGAACGTCGACGCCTCCGCTGGCGACGCCACAGGAGTGGTCATCAGCCGATTGGCTGAGGTGAATGAAACCCGCCTAGTGTTCGACGCCGTCGTAACCGAACCCGAGAAAGCTGCCGCCATCTCCCAACTGGCGGATCAACTCATCATTGCGCGATAA